One Silene latifolia isolate original U9 population chromosome 4, ASM4854445v1, whole genome shotgun sequence DNA segment encodes these proteins:
- the LOC141652774 gene encoding hexosyltransferase GAUT11-like → MRRRAADYRRPVRKRIPKWIWILFLLFCFVGLLLFVVQHNYDQYHVRLPTLEKDEVVVPVLERLNYTEQLLSPGSLARQLADQMILAKAYVVIAKEHNNLQLAWELSSKIRSCQLLLSKTAMKGEAVSLDEAEPTMKSLSTLLFKAQDAHYDIATTIITMKSHIQALEERAHAASVQSTVFGQLAAEALPKSLHCLNIKLMADWLRLPSLKQLADENDNSPRLVDNNLYHFCIFSDNLVGVSVVVNSTISNADHPKQLVFHIVTNGVTYGAMQAWFHTNDFQGATIEVQNIEEFTWLNASYSPVARQLLDPDSQAYYFSGSQTFSVDLKFRNPKYLSLLNHLRFYVPDIYPQLEKVVFLDDDVVVQKDLVPLFSLDLHGNVNGAVETCLEAFHRYYKYLNFSNPTISSKFDPQACGWAFGMNIFDLIAWRKANVTEHYHYWMEQNADRTLWKLGTLPPGLLSFYGLTEPLDRRWHVLGLGYDSNIDNRLIDSAAVVHYNGNMKPWLKLAIGRYKPLWDRYVNQSNTYLQECLTN, encoded by the exons ATGCGTCGACGGGCTGCCGATTACCGGCGCCCGGTTCGTAAACGGATACCTAAATGGATCTGGATCCTGTTTTTACTCTTCTGCTTTGTTgggcttttgttgtttgttgttcaGCATAATTATGATCAATATCATGTTCGTCTGCCGACACTG GAAAAAGATGAAGTTGTAGTTCCTGTTCTGGAGCGATTAAATTATACAGAACAGTTATTAAGTCCAGGCTCACTTGCCAGGCAACTAGCTGACCAAATGATCCTTGCCAAAGCGTATGTCGTTATTGCAAAAGAGCACAACAACCTTCAGCTAGCCTGGGAACTCAGTTCAAAGATCAGAAGTTGCCAGCTTCTACTTTCGAAAACCGCCATGAAAGGAGAGGCTGTCTCACTGGATGAAGCTGAACCGACAATGAAAAGCCTTTCAACTCTACTTTTTAAGGCTCAAGATGCTCATTATGACATAGCCACCACCATAATAACTATGAAATCTCATATTCAAGCACTTGAAGAGCGTGCCCATGCGGCAAGTGTTCAGAGCACGGTATTTGGGCAGTTGGCTGCTGAAGCATTACCAAAAAGCCTCCATTGTTTAAACATTAAATTAATGGCCGATTGGTTGAGATTACCGTCATTAAAGCAGCTAGCAGACGAGAACGACAATTCTCCTCGTCTTGTGGACAACAACTTGTATCATTTCTGTATATTTTCAGATAACCTTGTGGGCGTTTCCGTGGTGGTGAACTCTACCATATCAAATGCTGACCATCCGAAACAACTTGTGTTCCACATCGTTACCAATGGGGTCACATATGGTGCCATGCAAGCTTGGTTCCATACTAACGACTTCCAAGGCGCAACTATCGAGGTCCAAAATATTGAAGAGTTTACCTGGTTAAATGCTTCTTACTCTCCTGTAGCACGACAACTTCTTGACCCCGACTCACAAGCTTACTACTTCAGCGGGTCTCAAACTTTCAGTGTTGATCTCAAGTTCCGGAACCCAAAGTACTTATCACTATTGAACCACCTTCGTTTCTATGTCCCCGACATTTATCCGCAGCTGGAGAAGGTAGTTTTCCTAGACGATGATGTAGTCGTTCAAAAGGATCTGGTACCACTTTTCTCATTGGATTTGCATGGAAATGTGAATGGTGCTGTTGAAACTTGCCTAGAAGCATTTCATCGATATTATAAGTATCTCAATTTCTCAAACCCAACCATCAGCTCGAAATTTGATCCTCAGGCTTGTGGATGGGCGTTCGGGATGAACATTTTCGACTTGATTGCATGGAGGAAAGCGAATGTGACCGAACATTACCATTACTGGATGGAGCAAAATGCTGATCGAACCCTATGGAAACTAGGTACTCTTCCTCCCGGACTTCTCAGTTTTTATGGATTGACTGAGCCACTTGACCGTAGATGGCACGTTCTCGGGTTAGGTTATGACTCAAATATTGATAACCGGTTGATAGACAGTGCAGCCGTTGTTCATTACAACGGGAATATGAAACCATGGTTAAAATTAGCGATTGGCCGTTATAAACCATTGTGGGATCGATATGTGAACCAGAGCAATACATACCTTCAGGAATGCCTCACAAACTGA